CCGTCAGTGGTGATGAGCGGACCACCGGAGTTACCAGGGTTAACGGCAGCGTCAGTCTGGATGAAAGACTCAACGGGGCTATCGCTCTGGCGACGGTTGATTTCCAGTGTACGGCCTTTGGCACTCACTATACCGGCAGTAACAGTGGTCTCTAACGTTAAGGGGTAACCTACGGCCAGCACCCATTGCCCAACTTTCACATCATCGGAGTTACCATAGATGAGGAAGGGCAGGTTCTTGGCGTCGATCTTGATCACGGCCAGGTCACTGCTGGGGTCAGCGGCGATCAGTTTTGCCTTGAATACTTTCTTATTGTTAAGTGTAACGGTGATCTCATCTGCACCACTCACTACGTGATTGTTGGTTACGATATAACCGTCTTCACTGATGATGGCGCCGGAACCGGAAGCCATCTGAGGGATGGAACGCATGCGGCCGCCGCCACCGCCGAAGAAATCGTCCAGGTCCATATCAAACAGTTCACTGAACGGACTGCGGGGCAGGTTATTGCTGACCTGGCGCGTGGCTTTTGTTTTGATATGCACTGTTGCGGGAATAGCTGCACCGGCGGCGGCTGTGAAATCTACAGCTGCAGCTTCGCCGAGACCATTGAACCCAGCATAATTGGAGGGCACTTTGCCGGTGTCGTTATTGTCCTGGCTGTTCTGATAAACATAAGTACCACTCTTTGAAAAGTGATTATACATCCAGAGTGTACCAACAGTGGTAGCAGCACTGAGAATGACAACCGCTACAATTTGTTTCAACTTCATATTGCGACAATTTTGGAATATTTCAATTTAA
This portion of the Pseudobacter ginsenosidimutans genome encodes:
- a CDS encoding trypsin-like peptidase domain-containing protein → MKLKQIVAVVILSAATTVGTLWMYNHFSKSGTYVYQNSQDNNDTGKVPSNYAGFNGLGEAAAVDFTAAAGAAIPATVHIKTKATRQVSNNLPRSPFSELFDMDLDDFFGGGGGRMRSIPQMASGSGAIISEDGYIVTNNHVVSGADEITVTLNNKKVFKAKLIAADPSSDLAVIKIDAKNLPFLIYGNSDDVKVGQWVLAVGYPLTLETTVTAGIVSAKGRTLEINRRQSDSPVESFIQTDAAVNPGNSGGPLITTDGKLIGINSAIASPTGAYAGYSFTIPVNIVKKIVSDLMKHGTVQRAYLGIQYAPEGVPDEEKSRAGIKDENGIYVAEVSPSGAAEAAGVKKGDYITKINGVPVLSGADMVGQIATYRPGDKITITYRRDGKEYTNSATLRNISGTTDMVKNSNLDKLGADLQTLGKNDAKEYGINGGVVIKAIRPLGVLSKVRIQEGYVILKANNKEVKSVEELRKVLDEATGSVKLEGMYPGYEGIYPIVINLNN